Genomic window (Rhineura floridana isolate rRhiFlo1 chromosome 13, rRhiFlo1.hap2, whole genome shotgun sequence):
AACGGACAGAACAAAATTCCAGGGCTGCAACATAGCTGCAATTAGAGTTTTATGTTCATTTAAGTTTCCTTAATGAGGCAAGACTGCAAGAAGTGGCCCTCAGGAATAGAGTCACAGAATCGTAAAGCTGAAAGGAGCGTTGGGAGGTTAGCTTGCTCAACCCAAAAAGCATAAAAGATACACTTTGTAGTCTTCAGTTGGGTACAGCAGCCCCAGGTAGAGCTCTCTTTGGTCCACAAGAGCTTTCCCCATAGCAGAGATTTTTTCATCCACAACATCAAGGGACGTGTGGACTGTGTAGTGGAACTTTAGCTCATTTTCTGTCGGGATACTCTTGATGTACAGCGGATAGTTCTAGgatgaaaaaaaaaaggttagtGATTTATGAAGGGAACCAACTGACATATCTAAGAGTAACTCCCTTTCCCACAACACATACAGTTATTTTTAGCACCATTTAAAAAAGAGAATCCAAAACAGACACCTATCTAAATCAAGCCAGAAGGAGCCATTGAATCCAAGCAAGCCTCCAATGGACTGGCTCACAATGCAGTACTGTACAATCCCTATGGCACAGATCACAGGTGGAAGACCAGCTCAAAGCCCTGAACAAAGATcacattttaaagaaaacaaatgttTACATTCTGCCTTTCCTTCGCTCAAGGCAGTTCATATTCAAAACACAATGAAACAATATTCAGACCTGATTTTTTTTTGCATCCCACATTAATATTTCCACTTTGGGTTGCAAGAAGGCGGAGCTGCTGCAATCGCATCTCCAACATCCCTATGGAAGCACGTGCCCAACCAACTTGACAACTTTTCTACATACAGTTCATAtaatccctccctccccacatacACCTTAAACAATTGTTGCTTTGAAAGAATACCTGAATTAGACACACTTTTTGGAATCCTAATTTAAAATAAGAACACAAAATCATCCAACTAGAAGCCTCCATTGCAGAGATTTTGGACTTGAAGGACCCTCTTTGGCTTAACCCAGTCCTTACAAAGCCTTCAGTCCTAAACAGACTTACTTGGTCTATTAGTAAATCTATTTAAATAGACCTCTTAGGGATTAAGCTCCATTGAGCAGAGTGACATTTACTTGCAAATATGAAAAGGCCTGCATTTTAAACAGGTTCATCACATTTACAGAGGATGAGACTTAACAGCAGTTAAGTGTAACCTCtatattcagaggcagtctacctcacAATCAGTACCAGTTCCAAGTTTTGTGGGGCACTCAAACAAGATGCTCTCAGAGGGCCCCCTCACGGAGTTGGCCGGCCTCCTCTCCAATTCTGTCATTGCAGACAATTTTCTTGGCCTTTTCCCTTTCAGCCCAGAGGCAGAGGCCAAGGCTCACATAAGctttttcttctgctgctgctactactgtcACATCTGCCTTGCTTAGCAGTGGCAACTGAACCGGCAGTGACAGCCAGGGAAGAGAACAAGCAGGGCTGGGGTACTCCAGGGGTTGGCAGCAGTGACCCCCTGTTGGAGTGTGAGCCTCAGCAGGTGCCCAAGATGCCAGCCTCTGGCAGCAGCCCTGCTCTAAGAACATATGGAGAGGAcggctgctgcatcaggccaaagggcggcccatgtagtccagcctcctgtcctcacagtgaccTACCAGATATcataatgggaagcccacaaggaggaccaaACTGCAATAGCACTCTGCACTggcgattcccagcagctggtattctgaggcaccctgcctccaacagttaacataagagccctgcaggcggatcaggccaaaggggaggCATCCGGTCCAGCCTCTTGCCCTCACAGGGAcccaccagatgcccattatgggaagcgcCCAAGCAGGACTGAACTGAGTGCACCAGCcaccggtattcagaggcaccCAGCCTCCAACAAGCAGTGGTACCCACCTAGCCATAGTGGCTAGTAACCatcgatagccttaccctccatgaattgccCTGGCCCTCCTTCAAAACTATCATTGAGGGAGAGAATTCCCAAGTTTAACTGGCTGAATACCAGTTAACGTGGGGACGGGGCAATAGCAGAAGAAAGCTATTGCCTCCGCCCCCTGGCAAGGCCACTCTTGTGCTGCCCATTCCAAGCCCgtctcccattcccctccccaccctccccattGCCATTGCCCCTGCCCCCTCCTTAAGAGCCAACCCAGACCCCTCCCACACCTCCTTGGCGATCACAGCTATACAAACTGCCATCTCGGATACTGGCGGGCTTGCCGGCTTCTCACGGTCACGTGGGCAGTGCCTTTTGCCCTTACTTGTGTCCACGTGATAGCGGAACCAATGAATCAAGCAGCCCTCGGCTCCGCCTTCGCGGCTCTGCGCACATGACCGAGCCGGAGTCTTTTTCCTACACATAGAGATAACAGGCGAGTGTTACCCCACAGCCTCTCCCACTTCCAGCTTTCCTTTGAATAACGTCTCCGCCATATGCGGGGCTAGGCGCAGCAGCTGGCTTCTCTATGCTACGTTTACAAAATCCCCGCGTAGGGGGTACATATAATTAGCAACACGTTATATTCAAAAATGGGGGAGCTGCTCCCCTTCTTCCTGTAGTGCCCCCTCTCGAGTGCCCTCCTATGCCTTTAACCCCGCACGTTCAATGTAGAACCGGTTGTGTCTCTCTCTAGTGGTATTGAGGGCCTCGCGCACCTCTTGGGCCGCCCCCTCCTCTCCGACTCCCAATCTTTTTTTTTCGGTCTCTCGGCGGGCTTGGAGTGGTTGCCATGGAGACGGGGctcccgccgccgctgctgctgttcTTAGGCCTGTGCGGCCTGGCCAGGTTCGCGAGCTTGGCGGGGGTCGCCAATGTCACCCTGCCGCGACCCCCCAACCTGGTCCTGCTGCTAATGGACGACGTGAGccggggaaggggaaggggggggaagaagtgtgtgtatgtatatgtaaatatgtatgtgtgtgtatatttataggtgtatatatatttgcatgtatgcatatgtgtgtatgtatatgtatatatgtgtgtatatatatatatgtatgtatgtatatttatgtgtgtgtgtgtatgcgtgtgtatgcatgtatataggtgtgtatatttgtgtgtgtgtatatgcatatatgtgtatatatagggtgtgtgtgtatgtaaatgtgtatatatgtgtgtgagagaggtgaATCAGGTTTCCTCTAAGGAGTAAAAGGGGCGCTCTTGGTCTCTTGGGGCTGGAAGGGGTCACCTCTCTGGGGAGCGCTTGTATGTGTGATCTGTTTCCTTGAGAAAGAGGAGGAGCTGAGGTTAGTGTGCCCCCCTTGTGGGGCTTGGTTGCGCAAAACTGAAGAGGGGTGTTCATTCATATATCTCGACAGTATAAATACTGCTTAATTGCAGTTCTCTGTAAGCGATGTACATCTGGCTCAATGAATGCAATAAAGATAAAATCAGATCAAAATATGCATATGCACACATATAcaggtgcataaaaatgtatgaaTGTATATATAGTTATATACATGTGTAGTATGTATACAAATGTTTACATACATAAGATAGGATCCTAGaatagaattggaagaggcctttaaatccacccccctgctcaatccagaaatccagattaaagtatacccgacaggtggctctccagctacctcttgaaggtctccagtgttggagaacccaccatctccctatgcaattggttccgttgtcgtaccactctaacagttaggaagtttttcctgatgttcagtcgaaatctggcttcctataacttgagcccattatcctgcactctgggacaattgagaagagatcccagctctcctctgtgtggcaacctttcaagtacttgaaaagtgctatcatatctccctcactctgctcttctcaaggctaaatgtccccagttctttcagtctctcctcacagggctttgtttccagtcccctgatcatctttgctgccctcctctgaacctgttccagtttgtctgcttccttcttaaagtgtgatgtgcaaaactggacgcagtactcaagatgaggcctaaccagtgccgaatagagaggaactagtacttcacatgatttggaaactatacttctgttaatgcgtcATTCCCAGTTGCATggagtactagtttccctctattcagcactggttaggtctcattgAGTACTTTACTGCAATAGGTAAAATATATTAGGAAAGGGTTCCAGTAAACAGAAATCTAGTTTAAGGGAATTGTCCACATTCTTATTCTGCTCTTCCTCTGAGGAGGTCAGAGCGGCATGCATGGTTGATGACACATGCACAGGAATAGATGCACTACTGCCCCAATTAATGTAGGCATTAATTGTTCCCTGCCCTAAGGAGCTTCCATTCTGAATTTTGGCAGAGAGGAAAAGTCACCATAAGGGCCTGGTGGCTGAAAAGCTGATCTTGGGGGTTGATGTATGCAAGGTGATGTTATGTGGCTCACAAAGACAGTGGTGTTTTACTGCAGTGGCTGATTTGCACATTCGAGCCCCTTGATGTTGTGGGCCCCTTGTTGGTGCATGTGTGGATGATGGGTGACTTTATTAGACTCATTATTAGACTGTAGAGACCCTGGGATTGGGAAGGTTATCAACCGCTTCTCTTGAGGGAAAGGAGTTTTTATTCTGAAGGAGAGGTGGCTGGGAGAACCTTCATGTGAGAGGCTTGTCTGTCCCTTTTGGAAACAATTTGGGATGGGGACGTAGCCCTTTGGGATGGGACAGAACCTTCTTCTGTTCAGGGGAACTACTGAAATGCCTGGAATTGGCATCCTGTGGTTTGGAGGGCAGCATCCAGAAAAACAAATGCTGCTTCTCACAAGGACAAGGCTCTCAGCACATAATTGACACCTCTTCTGTAGCTTTACATCTTCCATGGATGAAAGTGGTTCTGGAGATCAGCCCTGAGCTTGGGGGCTCTTTATGGCTTCTTTCTTGAGTTATGGTCCAtgcattccccccccacacacacacacaagttggaAGAGAGAGGAACT
Coding sequences:
- the TRAPPC2L gene encoding trafficking protein particle complex subunit 2-like protein isoform X2, with amino-acid sequence MIVLKEGQGNSWRNYPLYIKSIPTENELKFHYTVHTSLDVVDEKISAMGKALVDQRELYLGLLYPTEDYKVYGYVTNSKVKFVMVVDSSNTALRDNEIRSMFRKLHNSFTDVMCNPFYNPGDQIQSRAFDNMVTSMMVQVC